TGCCAGTTGATTTGTATGTCGGCGGAGCAGAGCATGCTGTACTACATTTGTTGTACGCTAGATTTTGGCATCAAGTTTTCTATGACTGTGGATTAGTATCTACGCCAGAACCTTTTAAAAAGTTAGTAAACCAAGGATTGGTTTTATCGACATCTTACCGAGTGCCTGGGAAAGGATATGTATCTCCAGAAGATGTTGAGGAAAAAGATGGTAAATTCTTCTCTAAATCAGGAGAAGAACTATTGGTGCGTCAAGAGAAGATGTCGAAGTCAAAGCTGAATGGGATAGATCCTCAAGAAATAATCGCAGAATTTGGGGCAGACGCGTTGAGGATGTATGCAATGTTTTCTGGTCCTTTAGATAAGAATAAATTATGGTGCACACAGAGTATTGCGGGGTGTAGGAGATTTTTAAATCGGTTGTACGAGCTATCGACTTCTGACAAGGTTTGTGATCAACAGGCTAGTTTTGAAGCAAATATTTTGGTTCATAAACTTATTAAAAAAGTTTCGGAAGACATAGAGACCTTGTCGTTGAATACGATCCCATCGGATTTTATGGAATTTCTAAATGCTTTTTCTAAACTGCCCACGTATCCAAAAGAATCTTTAGAAGTAGTTTTTAAATTATTAGCACCTTTAGCTCCCCATATTTCTGAGGAGTTATGGGTTCTTTTTGGTAATCAACCAGGGATAGATCGAGCAGGATGGCCTGTCTATGAAGAAAAATATTTAGTTTTGGAAAATATTATTTATGTAGTCCAAGTTAACGGGAAAGTGCGTGGGCGGATAGAAGTTTCTTCTGAAGAATCTCAGGCGGAAGTGCTGTCCAAAGCAAAGGAAGCCGTTTCTAAGTATTTAGATGGCGGAAAAATAAAAAAAGAGATAGTAGTTCCAGGAAAACTCGTAAGTTTCGCTGTATGAAGAAACGATTATTTCGCTTAGCCTATGACGTTGCGCTTATTCTAGCCTTCTTGATCGCTCTTCCAAAGATTTTTTATAAAATGCTTGTCTATGGCAAGTACAAGAAGGGGTTGGGAGTTCGTTTTGGATTTAAAATGCCAGAGATAAATTCGGCTTCCTCGGACGTCCCTTTGATCTGGTTTCATGGGGCTTCGGTAGGGGAGGTTCGTTTGCTGCTTCCTCTGGTTCATCGTATGTTCAAGGAATACCCCAAATCGAGAGCTGTGATTACAGCATGTACGGAGGCGGGAGTTTCTGAGGCAGAGAGGCTATTTTCTCCTTTAGGGTTGACGGCTTTTATCTTGCCTCTGGATCTGGGATGGATAATCCGCCCTGTTGTTAATTTATTGCGTCCTTCTTTGATCATCTTGTCTGAAGGAGATTGTTGGTACAACTTTTTACACGCAGCTAAAGAAGAAGTTGGAGCTAAGGTGATGGTTATCAATGGGCGTATGTCTGAGACGTCAAAAAGAAGGTTTCGGGCACTGAAGGGGTTAGCGAGAAATTGCTTTTCTCCGGTAGATTTATTTTGTTTACAGGATGAGGTGCAAAAAGAGCGTTTCACTAGTGCTGGCGTGCCTGAAGAGAAGATCCGAATAACGGGTAATATTAAAACAGCCTTTGTTTCGGAAAAAGATAATGATTTTCTTCGTGGCTTTTGGAGAGAGCGCCTAGGGTTAGCCAAGAGAGAGAAGCTTTTAGTTTTGGGCTCAACGCATCGAGTAGAAGAGTTGTTGTGGATAAAGGCTTTTTCTGAGCTTAAGCTCTCGCACCCGCATCTTAAGGTTCTTTTTGCTCCTAGGCACGTAGAGAGAAGTAGAGAGCTGGAAGAAGAGTTAAGGCGCAACAAGCTATTGTATGGTGTATGGAGTCGGCAAGATACATTTGTCTCTAAAGATGCTATTATTTTTGATAAGATAGGCTGTCTGGCAGACCTTTATGCTGCTGCGGATTATGCTTTTGTGGGAGGAACTTTTGATCCAAAGATTGGGGGGCATAATCTTTTAGAGCCGTTGTTTAGAGAAGTTCCATTGATTTTTGGTCCTTACATTTTCTCTCAATCAGAGATTGGGAAAAAAATTCTTTCCTATGGATGCGGTATTTTATTGGGTAACACAAAGAGTTTAGTTTCTGATATGATGCATATTTTATCAGATCCTCAGGAAACGGATGCATGTGTGTCTGCTGGAAGGAATTTTCTTGAAAATGAGTGTCGGGCGCTGGAATACACTTGGAAAGAAGTAAAAGATTACATTCCTATTGCTAAAAAATGAAGCGTTAACATAAAATTTCCCCCTTATCGCGGGATAGAGTAGAGGTCATCTCGTTGGGCTCATAACCCAAAGGTCGGAGGTTCGAATCCTCCTCCCGCTAATTTTTCGATTTGAGGCGGTATAGCTCAGGTGGTTAGAGCAGCAGAATCATAATCTGCGTGTCGTTGGTTCAAGTCCGACTACCGCTATACTGCTTTATCTTTTCTCCTAGGATTCTCTTAACATTGTTGGTCTGCTAATAAAGTCAAGGGTCTTTGATCGCACAGCTCTTCGCTTCCAAAGAATTGTAAGGGACCGGGAAATGCGTAGCAGTCTTTGGTTGTTCTGATGTCTTCTGTTTTTGAAAGTTCAAGATAAGCGGCGCTGGAAGTGCTCACGCTGTCTGTTTTAATAACGGCAACGTTTTCGTTGCTCCGCTCTTCCATATGCATCATACTGAAGAGAGGAACTCCACCTCCTTCCCATTTGGAGTATTCTCTGGCTAGGCCTTTGACTGTAACCATATAACCAGTATGTCCCCTAACAAGGAAGAGAGCAGAAAAGATACCCAAAGTGACGGCATAGTTAGCATCGAAATTTGAAGGGAACCCAGCTCTAGACTCGTATCCGAAAAAGTGTGTTACGGCTTGGAAGGGAACAGAA
This is a stretch of genomic DNA from Chlamydiifrater phoenicopteri. It encodes these proteins:
- a CDS encoding glycosyltransferase N-terminal domain-containing protein, which encodes MKKRLFRLAYDVALILAFLIALPKIFYKMLVYGKYKKGLGVRFGFKMPEINSASSDVPLIWFHGASVGEVRLLLPLVHRMFKEYPKSRAVITACTEAGVSEAERLFSPLGLTAFILPLDLGWIIRPVVNLLRPSLIILSEGDCWYNFLHAAKEEVGAKVMVINGRMSETSKRRFRALKGLARNCFSPVDLFCLQDEVQKERFTSAGVPEEKIRITGNIKTAFVSEKDNDFLRGFWRERLGLAKREKLLVLGSTHRVEELLWIKAFSELKLSHPHLKVLFAPRHVERSRELEEELRRNKLLYGVWSRQDTFVSKDAIIFDKIGCLADLYAAADYAFVGGTFDPKIGGHNLLEPLFREVPLIFGPYIFSQSEIGKKILSYGCGILLGNTKSLVSDMMHILSDPQETDACVSAGRNFLENECRALEYTWKEVKDYIPIAKK